The Mesorhizobium sp. AR10 genome includes the window CAGCGGCTCGGCGACGACATCGAGCGCCGAGACGCGCGGCACGGTGCGTAGGAACTGGCTGACATAGCCGATGGTTTGCCGGCGCACTGCAAGCACGGTGCGCGGGCTGGCTATCGCCAGATCGATGAGCCCGGCGTCATGCCGGACGATGATCTGGCCTTCGTCGACGGCATAGTTGCCGTAGAGCATTTTCAGGATCGAGCTCTTGCCGGCGCCCGACGGGCCGCCGAGCACGGCGCACTCGCCGGCCCTGATCGAGAACGAGACATCGGCGACGACCGGTAGTTTGATGCCGTCGCGCAGATGCATGGTGAAGCTCTTGGCGACGTCGGAGACAACGAGGGGCGTCGGCATGGTTACACCTGCAGGATGGAAGAAACGAGCAACTGCGTGTAGGGCGCACGCGGATCGTCGAGCACGCGGTCGGTGAGGCCGCTTTCAACGACGCGACCGTCCTTCATCACCATCATGCGCTGCGACAAGAGACGCGCCACCGCGAGATCATGGGTGACGACGATGGCCGCCAGGCCGAGAACCGTGACCAGTCCGCGCAAGAGGTCGAGCAGGCGCGCCTGCACCGAGACATCGAGCCCGCCGGTCGGCTCGTCCATGAACACCAGCCGCGGCCCGGTGACGAGGTTGCGGGCGATCTGCAGGCGCTGGCGCATGCCGCCGGAAAAGGCGCGCGGTTCGTCGTCGATACGGTCCTCGTCGATCTCGACGCGCGACAGCCAGTCGACCGCCGTGGCGCGGATCTTGCCGT containing:
- the phnL gene encoding phosphonate C-P lyase system protein PhnL; the protein is MPTPLVVSDVAKSFTMHLRDGIKLPVVADVSFSIRAGECAVLGGPSGAGKSSILKMLYGNYAVDEGQIIVRHDAGLIDLAIASPRTVLAVRRQTIGYVSQFLRTVPRVSALDVVAEPLVERGEEREAARGKARALLAQLNLPEKLWALPPATFSGGEQQRVNIARGFITEHPILLLDEPTASLDARNRDVVIALIAAKKAAGVALLGIFHDHDVREAVADRIIDVTAFAAGKIAA
- the phnK gene encoding phosphonate C-P lyase system protein PhnK, which produces MTDEPLLRVSALSKFYGSRVGCENVTFDLWPGEVLAVVGESGSGKTTLLNCLSTRLLPSSGTASYRMRDGQFRELYRMSEAERRFLMRTDWGFVHQNPADGLRMTVSAGANVGERLMAVGDRHYGKIRATAVDWLSRVEIDEDRIDDEPRAFSGGMRQRLQIARNLVTGPRLVFMDEPTGGLDVSVQARLLDLLRGLVTVLGLAAIVVTHDLAVARLLSQRMMVMKDGRVVESGLTDRVLDDPRAPYTQLLVSSILQV